In Bacteroidota bacterium, the genomic window CCTGGCGCCGACTCATGAAGAAGTGATCGCTTCGATCGCGAAAAATCATATTAGATCCTACAAAGAGCTTCCGCAGATCTGGTACCAGATCCAGACAAAGTTCCGCAATGAGCCGAGGCCGAAATCGGGAGTTCTGCGGGGCAGGCAATTCTTAATGAAGGATTCGTACAGCCTCGATGCTGCATGGGAAGGATTGGACAAAAGCTACGACCTCCACGCGAAGGCGTACAGAAATATTTATTCCCGCTGCGGGCTGAATTTCTTTGTTGTCGGTGCATCAAGCGGCGCAATGGGAGGGAGCGGCTCGCAGGAGTTTATGGTCGAATCCGACGCCGGCGAAGATACGGTTGCGCTTTGCGACAACTGCCGCTATGCCGCGAACGTTGAAGTGGCCAGTTCCGGAGCTGCACGAGCGGCGCGTGTCCCTGAAAATAAATCGGTAGAAGAGATCTATACCCCCAATATTAAGACGATCGACGAGCTTGCGAAATTTCTCCATGTGGACACGAAGTTGTGCGCGAAATCCCTTGTCTATATCAGCGGAGGGAAACCGGTCCTCGTTTTCATGATGGGAAATGATCAGTTGAATGAGACAAAGCTCCAGTCGGTCCTCAATGCCGACGTGCGGCCTGCAGAGCCCGGAGAATTGGCCGCCCTGACCGGCGCCGACGCCGGGTCGATCGGCCCGATCGGGTTGAAAACGAAATTTAAGATCATCGCGGATAAACGGCTCGAGGGAGCGAACGGACTCATCAGCGGCGCGAACAAAAACGATTATCACTACGCAAATATCGACTTCAACCGGGACGTAAAGATCGAAGCGTATGTCGATGTGCGGACGGTGGAACACGGCGAGCCGTGCCCAAATTGCTCAAAGCCTCTCCGGATCGTGAAGGGCATTGAAGCCGGGCATATTTTCAAGCTTGGGACAAAATACTCGGTCAGCCTGAAGGCGAACTTCCTCGATGACCAGGGGAAAGAGCAGCCGATCATCATGGGGAGCTACGGCATCGGCATCGACCGTATCATCGCCTGCCATATCGAACAGCATCACGACGACAAAGGGATCATCTGGACCAGGTCCATTGCTCCCTATGATGTTCATCTCATCTGCGTCAATGTAAATTCGGATTCCGTCAAAGCGAAGTCCGAAGAGCTCTACGAACAGCTGCTGGAAAAGAACATCTCCGTATTGTATGATGACCGGACAAACGTTACGCCGGGATTCAAGTTCAACGACGCCGATCTACTCGGAATGCCGTTGCAGGTCGTGGTGGGGGAAAAGAGCCTTAAGAACAATCAGATCGAACTGAAGGAGCGTTCGACGGGGAAGCGATGGACAGTTCCCGTTGAAAACCTTCTCCAGGAAGTGAGCAATCTTGTCCAGAGTCAATGACGAAGCAGTTTGATTTTCTCGTTGCCGGCGAATGGCGCTCTTCCGACGACAAAGCGTACATCGCAAACCCGTTCAACGGGAGTGCTGTCGGTGTCGTATCCCTGGCAGGCAAGAGCGATGTCGATGAAGCCATCCGGCGCTCGGTGACTGCTTATTCCTCGATGCGGGCGCTCTCCGGGTATGAGCGGGCAAAAATTCTGTCGAGGATCGCGCAATCAATATCCGACCGGCGCGCTGTGTTCGCCGAATTGATCTCCAATGAATCGGGGAAGCCGATCCGGTTCTCAAATGCGGAAGTCGATCGGGCAATATCGACGTTTTCGGCCGCGTCGGAAGAAGCGACGCGCATTGAGGGCGAGGTGATTCCCCTTGACTCCACAAGCACTGTTAAAAATCGGCAGGGGATCGTGACACGGTTTCCCATCGGGCCGATCGCCTGCATTTCCCCGTTCAACTTTCCGTTGAACCTTATCGCCCACAAGGTCGCCCCGGCCATTGCCGCCGGCAACAGTTTTATCATCAAGCCTCCGCCGCAAACCCCGCTGACGTCTCTCGTGCTCGGCGAATGTCTGCTTGAATCGGGACTTCCCCGGGAGACGATCAACATTCTCCCGGCATCGAACGCTTCTGCCGAACTGTTGGTCACCGATCCGCGCATCGCGATGCTGAGCTTTACCGGAAGCGCCCGTGTCGGCTGGGATCTCAAACAGAAAGCCGGAAAGAAAAGAGTAGTGCTCGAGCTTGGCGGCAACGCAGCTGTCATCGTCGATCATCAGGCCGACCTCAATCTTGCGATCGAGCGGTGTGTGCTCGGAGCCTTTGCGTACGCCGGACAAGTGTGCATTAAAGTGCAAAGAATTTACGTCCACAAAAATGTGTGGAGAGAGTTCGAAATACCATTTCTTGAAGCCTGTTCGGAAGTAAAGGTCGGCAATCCTCTGGAAGACGATACTATCGTTGGACCGATGATCAGCCTCGCAGAGGCTGAAAGAGTTGAAGCGTGGGTGAAGGAAGCTGTTGAGGAAGGAGCGGCGGTCGCATGGGGGGGTAAAAGAAAAGGGTCAATGTTCGAGCCGACGGTGCTGGATAACGTCAAACCGTCTATGAAGGTTTGCAGCGAGGAAGTATTCGGTCCTGTGGTGACGTTGACAAAAGTCAATTCGCTCGAAGATGCCGTTGAAGAAGTCAACAACTCCCGTTATGGATTGCAAGCCGGAATTTTTTCCCATCATATGAGTTCCATCATGTATGCGTACAAGCATCTCGACGTTGGCGGCGTGATAGCGAACGACTATCCGACATTTCGCGTCGATACGATGCCGTACGGCGGTGTGAAGGATTCCGGCATCGGCCGCGAAGGCGTTCGCTATGCGATTCAGGAAATGACGGAACGCAAACTTCTAGTGCTGGAAATTTAAGTCCATGTCCGATATTATAGCAAACACTTAAACCCAAGAAGCATTCCGTGCCTCAGTTCATCCATCTCCACAACCACACTCATTACAGTCTCCTGGACGGCGCGACGACCGTAGAATCGCTGTTGAACGCCGCGCTCGAGCATAAGATGCCGGCCGTTGCGCTTACCGACCACGGCGTCATGTCCGGAGCGATTGAATTCTATAAGAAAGCGAAAAAGAAGGGGATCAAACCGATCATCGGGTCGGAGTTTTACATCGTGACGAAAGGGAGCCGATTCGACCGGGGACAGATGTCGCAATCCGATACCTTGCGCGGCGAAGCAAAATCAAAGGGGCGGGGCGTGTATCATCACCTCGTCCTGTTGGCAAAGAATGAAAAGGGGTACCGAAATCTCCTCAAACTTACGACCCTGGCCCACACTGAGGGTTTCTATTATAAGCCGAGGATCGATTTCGAGCTCCTGACAAAGTACCATGAAGACATTGTTGCTCTCTCAGCCTGCGCCAATGGGGTGGTCGCTGCGCATCTGGTCAATAACAATTATGCCGAAGCGGCGGAGATCGCGGGGATGTACAAGGGACTCCTTGGCGACGATTTTTACCTCGAGATCCAGAATCATCACACTGAGGTAGAAAAGAATGTCCTGGAAGGAATGCCGCGGCTATCGAAAGAACTTGGCATCAAGCTGATCGCTACCAACGACGTTCATTATATCAAGCCCGAACATGCCGTTGCACACAATATCATGCTTCTCATCCCGGATGCGAGCAGCACAAACGCCCCTGATATTTCCAAGCTCCGCTACGGCACGGACCAGATCTATTTCAAATCGGCAGAGGAAATGTCGGAGCTCTTCAGGGATTATCCCGGAGCGATCGAGAACACGCTTGAAGTTGCGGAGAAGTGCAACCTCGAGCTGGACATGAAAACGAATTTCATGCCGAAGTTCCCCATTCCTTCCGATGCCGGCGTTTCTACGCTTGACGACTATCTCGATAAGCTCTCGTTGGAAGGTTTGCGCAGCCGGTATGCTGAGATCACTCCCTCGATCGAATCGCGAATGACCCATGAACTTGGGGTGATCCGCAAGATGGGATACTCCGGGTATTTTCTGATCGTGGCCGATTTCATCCGGGCTGCGCGCGAGATGGGCGTCATGGTCGGGC contains:
- a CDS encoding proline--tRNA ligase, which encodes MRFSKGFLPTVKEVPADAVIPSHQLMLRAGLMRPLAAGIYSFLPLGYAVMKKVIQIVREEMDAIGGQEFFLPALNPIELWEETGRVAAFGDTMFHLKNRPLVLAPTHEEVIASIAKNHIRSYKELPQIWYQIQTKFRNEPRPKSGVLRGRQFLMKDSYSLDAAWEGLDKSYDLHAKAYRNIYSRCGLNFFVVGASSGAMGGSGSQEFMVESDAGEDTVALCDNCRYAANVEVASSGAARAARVPENKSVEEIYTPNIKTIDELAKFLHVDTKLCAKSLVYISGGKPVLVFMMGNDQLNETKLQSVLNADVRPAEPGELAALTGADAGSIGPIGLKTKFKIIADKRLEGANGLISGANKNDYHYANIDFNRDVKIEAYVDVRTVEHGEPCPNCSKPLRIVKGIEAGHIFKLGTKYSVSLKANFLDDQGKEQPIIMGSYGIGIDRIIACHIEQHHDDKGIIWTRSIAPYDVHLICVNVNSDSVKAKSEELYEQLLEKNISVLYDDRTNVTPGFKFNDADLLGMPLQVVVGEKSLKNNQIELKERSTGKRWTVPVENLLQEVSNLVQSQ
- a CDS encoding aldehyde dehydrogenase family protein gives rise to the protein MTKQFDFLVAGEWRSSDDKAYIANPFNGSAVGVVSLAGKSDVDEAIRRSVTAYSSMRALSGYERAKILSRIAQSISDRRAVFAELISNESGKPIRFSNAEVDRAISTFSAASEEATRIEGEVIPLDSTSTVKNRQGIVTRFPIGPIACISPFNFPLNLIAHKVAPAIAAGNSFIIKPPPQTPLTSLVLGECLLESGLPRETINILPASNASAELLVTDPRIAMLSFTGSARVGWDLKQKAGKKRVVLELGGNAAVIVDHQADLNLAIERCVLGAFAYAGQVCIKVQRIYVHKNVWREFEIPFLEACSEVKVGNPLEDDTIVGPMISLAEAERVEAWVKEAVEEGAAVAWGGKRKGSMFEPTVLDNVKPSMKVCSEEVFGPVVTLTKVNSLEDAVEEVNNSRYGLQAGIFSHHMSSIMYAYKHLDVGGVIANDYPTFRVDTMPYGGVKDSGIGREGVRYAIQEMTERKLLVLEI